From one Paenibacillus sp. FSL K6-1330 genomic stretch:
- a CDS encoding siderophore ABC transporter substrate-binding protein has protein sequence MKKWLALFMVAMFTLVLAACGQDDKTSGTGGGDAAGDTPAATEEITITHQLGDTLVKKNPSRVVVFDFGILDSVDKLGVEVLGVPQANVPAYLSKFEDKKYENVGSLKEPDFEKINSIKPDLIIISGRQQDAYDELSKIAPTIFLGVDTSKYMESFKANMNTLGQIFGKEAEVEKELATIDENIKALNEKATATGKKALIILANEGKISAYGPGSRFGILHDVFGFGAVDPNIEVSTHGKDISNEYIVEMNPDYLFVVDRGAAVATGEGDSGAKAVVENELVNTTNAAKEGNIVYLNPDFWYLSGGGLTSVSEMITEVDAAIK, from the coding sequence ATGAAAAAATGGTTAGCTTTATTTATGGTAGCAATGTTCACGCTTGTACTCGCGGCTTGTGGTCAAGACGATAAAACAAGCGGCACGGGTGGAGGAGATGCAGCTGGAGATACACCGGCTGCAACCGAAGAAATCACGATTACCCATCAACTGGGCGATACACTTGTTAAGAAGAATCCTTCCCGCGTCGTTGTTTTCGATTTTGGTATTCTGGACTCTGTCGATAAACTGGGCGTTGAGGTTCTGGGCGTACCCCAAGCGAATGTCCCGGCCTACCTGTCCAAATTCGAAGACAAGAAATATGAGAATGTGGGCAGCTTGAAAGAGCCGGACTTCGAGAAAATCAACAGCATTAAACCAGATCTGATCATCATTTCCGGCAGACAGCAAGATGCGTATGATGAACTCAGCAAAATTGCCCCAACCATCTTCCTGGGTGTGGATACAAGCAAATACATGGAATCCTTTAAAGCAAACATGAACACGCTGGGTCAAATCTTTGGTAAAGAAGCAGAAGTTGAAAAAGAGCTTGCTACAATTGACGAGAACATCAAAGCTTTGAATGAGAAAGCTACAGCAACCGGCAAGAAGGCATTGATCATCCTGGCTAACGAAGGCAAAATCAGTGCATACGGACCAGGTTCCCGCTTCGGCATTCTGCATGATGTGTTCGGTTTCGGAGCTGTAGATCCTAACATCGAAGTCAGCACACATGGTAAAGACATTTCGAATGAGTACATCGTTGAGATGAACCCGGATTATCTCTTTGTTGTCGATCGCGGTGCAGCGGTTGCCACAGGCGAAGGGGATTCAGGCGCTAAAGCGGTCGTTGAGAACGAGCTTGTGAATACAACGAACGCGGCGAAAGAGGGTAATATCGTTTACTTGAATCCGGATTTCTGGTATCTTTCCGGTGGCGGCCTGACGTCCGTATCCGAAATGATCACGGAAGTAGACGCAGCGATTAAATAA